One window of the Nicotiana tabacum cultivar K326 chromosome 4, ASM71507v2, whole genome shotgun sequence genome contains the following:
- the LOC107813195 gene encoding uncharacterized protein LOC107813195 isoform X3 — MASFSTSCCFAKPSITPNIPLISHGNTRTDYYKGNNPLRRQRFITSASKSGGFSLKSIVNRCENCGGQGAIDCPGWDRKE; from the exons ATGGCTAGTTTTTCCACATCTTGCTGCTTTGCCAAACCTTCAATTACACCAAATATTCCTCTAATTTCACACGGTAATACCAGAACTGATTATTACAAGGGAAATAATCCACTGAGGCGCCAGAGATTTATTACTTCTGCGTCAAAATCTGGTGGTTTTTCTCTTAAATCA ATTGTGAATAGGTGTGAAAATTGCGGAGGTCAAGGTGCTATAGATTGTCCTGGAT GGGACAGGAAAGAATAA
- the LOC107813195 gene encoding uncharacterized protein LOC107813195 isoform X1 — translation MASFSTSCCFAKPSITPNIPLISHGNTRTDYYKGNNPLRRQRFITSASKSGGFSLKSIVNRCENCGGQGAIDCPGCKGTGKNKKNGNIFERWKCFDCQGFGMKSCPVCGKV, via the exons ATGGCTAGTTTTTCCACATCTTGCTGCTTTGCCAAACCTTCAATTACACCAAATATTCCTCTAATTTCACACGGTAATACCAGAACTGATTATTACAAGGGAAATAATCCACTGAGGCGCCAGAGATTTATTACTTCTGCGTCAAAATCTGGTGGTTTTTCTCTTAAATCA ATTGTGAATAGGTGTGAAAATTGCGGAGGTCAAGGTGCTATAGATTGTCCTGGATGTAAG GGGACAGGAAAGAATAAGAAGAATGGGAACATCTTTGAAAGATGGAA GTGCTTTGATTGCCAAGGGTTTGGTATGAAGAGTTGTCCAGTTTGTGGAAAAGTATGA
- the LOC107813195 gene encoding uncharacterized protein LOC107813195 isoform X2 has product MASFSTSCCFAKPSITPNIPLISHGNTRTDYYKGNNPLRRQRFITSASKSGGFSLKSGTGKNKKNGNIFERWKCFDCQGFGMKSCPVCGKV; this is encoded by the exons ATGGCTAGTTTTTCCACATCTTGCTGCTTTGCCAAACCTTCAATTACACCAAATATTCCTCTAATTTCACACGGTAATACCAGAACTGATTATTACAAGGGAAATAATCCACTGAGGCGCCAGAGATTTATTACTTCTGCGTCAAAATCTGGTGGTTTTTCTCTTAAATCA GGGACAGGAAAGAATAAGAAGAATGGGAACATCTTTGAAAGATGGAA GTGCTTTGATTGCCAAGGGTTTGGTATGAAGAGTTGTCCAGTTTGTGGAAAAGTATGA